Part of the Paracoccus sp. S3-43 genome, GCCGATCAGCGCCAGGATTCCCAGGATCGCGACGAAGCCCATCGGCACGCCGAAGGGCACCAGCACCGCGACCACCCCGATCAGGCCCACGGGGGCTGCGGCAAAGACGATCATCGCCAGCCGGAAGCTTTGCATCTGCGCCATCACCAGCAGCGCCATGATCAGCAGCATCACCGGCACCACGGCGGCGATGGGTTCCTGGCTGTCGGCCGATGTCTCGACCGTGCCGCCCACGGTGATGGTCACGTCGGGCGGCAGGCCGGCCTGGAACTCCGCCACCGCCGGAACCAGGGCGTCGACCAGGGTCGCGGGCTGGTCCTTGGTGGATACCGCCGCCTTGACGGTCACGGTCGGCAGGCCGTTGCGCTGCGCGATCAGCGGCTGTTCGGTGACGTAATCCAGCGACACGATCGAGATCAGCGGCGTGCTCCCTCCGTCGGGCAGGCGGATTTGCAGGTTGCGGATCGATTCGATCGAGGTGCGGTCCTCCGCCTCGCCGCGCCCGACCACGTCGATCAGGAAGATGTCGTCGCGAAGCTGGGTGATCGTCGTGCCCGAGAACAGCGCCGACAGCGTGTCGGCGACCTCTTGCGTGGGGACGCCCAGCCGGCGCGCCTGGTCCTGATCGATTTCCAGGCGCACCACCCGCGCCGGTTCGTTCCAGTCCATCGAGATGTCGCGCAGGCGCGGTTCTTTCGCCAGCACGGCGGCAAGGTCGCGCGCGGCGTCGCGGGCGGCGTCGGGATCGGGGGCGCTGATGCGGTATTGCACGGGCTTGCCGACCGGAGGGCCGATTTCCAGATCCTTGACATAGATGTCGACGCCCGCGAAATCCTGCGCCGCCCGCTCCATCAGCAGCGCCTTCAGCCGGTCGCGCGCGGCCAGGTCCGGGGTCTGGATGACGATCTGGCCCATATAGGGCCCCGGCGTCGGCACATCCATCGCCAGCACGAAGCGCGGCGCCCCGCTGCCGACATAGGATGTCCAGAACAGCACGTCGTCATTGCCCGCCAGGATCTGTTCCAGCCGGTCCATGTCGGCGCGCGTCCTGGCGATCGACGCGTTCTGGCGTTCCGCGATATCGACCAGAACCTCGGTCCGGTCCGAGGTCGGAAAGAACTGCTGTTCGACGAAGCGCATCCCCCAGACGGACAGCGCGAACAGGACCAGCGTGACCGCGATCACGATCCACTTGAACCGCATCGACCACAGCAGCAGCCCGTGGAAACGGCGGCGCAGCCAGCCGGGCCGGGGCTCGTGGTGGACCATGTGGGGGCGCAGCAGGGTCACGCCCAAGAGCGGCGCGAACAGCACCGCCACGATCCAGGACACGACCAGCGACACCGCGATCACCACGAACAGCGAGAAGGTGAATTCCCCCGCCGCGGAATTGTTCAGCCCGATGGGAATGAAGCCCGCCACCGTGACCAGCGTGCCGGTCAGCATCGGGAAGGCGATCGAGGTCCAGGCATAGCTGGCCGCGTTTTCCAGCGGTTCGCCGATTTCCAGGCGGGAAATCATCGTCTCGATGGCGATCATCGCGTCGTCGACCAGCAGGCCAAGCGCGATGATCAGCGCCCCCAGCGAAATCCGCTGCAAGGTGATGCCGTACAGATCCAGGATCACGAAGGTGATCGCCAGCACCAGCGGGATGGTCAGCGTCACGACGAAACCGGCACGGAAGCCCAGGCTGATGAAGCTGACGACCAGCACGATCAGCACCGCCTCGGCAAGGGCCTTCACGAAATGGCCGACGGCGTAATCGACCACATGCGGCTGGTCGGCGACCTTGGCCATCTCGATCCCGATGGGCAGCCCGGCCGCGACGCGGGTCATCAGCGCGTCCAGTTCCTTGCCGAATTCCAGGATGTTCTCGCCCTCGCGCATCCCCACCTGCAAGCCGATCGCGGGCTTGCCGTTGTATCGGAACAGCGATTGCGGCGGATCCTCATAGCCGCGCGTGACGGTCGCCACATCGCCCAGGTTGAAGAACCGTTCGCCCACCCGCAGGTTCACGGCGGCGATGGACTGGGCGTCGGCGAACTGCCCGCCGACGCG contains:
- a CDS encoding efflux RND transporter permease subunit, translated to MKRFNLSDWALNHRSFVWFLLIVSLVAGTLSYTKLGREEDPNFTIKIMVISAALPGATVDETLTQVTTRIEKKLEELDELYFTRSVTMPGQAVVYLELLPTTRGPKVPEIWKRVREMMSDIRPDFPQEFAGFQFNDDFGDVFGNIYAFTADGYSPRELRDRVERIRKQVTGLDAAGKTELLGEQKEQIFLEFSAARLAALGLNQQQVIATLAQQNAISPSGVIQAGPEQVLVRVGGQFADAQSIAAVNLRVGERFFNLGDVATVTRGYEDPPQSLFRYNGKPAIGLQVGMREGENILEFGKELDALMTRVAAGLPIGIEMAKVADQPHVVDYAVGHFVKALAEAVLIVLVVSFISLGFRAGFVVTLTIPLVLAITFVILDLYGITLQRISLGALIIALGLLVDDAMIAIETMISRLEIGEPLENAASYAWTSIAFPMLTGTLVTVAGFIPIGLNNSAAGEFTFSLFVVIAVSLVVSWIVAVLFAPLLGVTLLRPHMVHHEPRPGWLRRRFHGLLLWSMRFKWIVIAVTLVLFALSVWGMRFVEQQFFPTSDRTEVLVDIAERQNASIARTRADMDRLEQILAGNDDVLFWTSYVGSGAPRFVLAMDVPTPGPYMGQIVIQTPDLAARDRLKALLMERAAQDFAGVDIYVKDLEIGPPVGKPVQYRISAPDPDAARDAARDLAAVLAKEPRLRDISMDWNEPARVVRLEIDQDQARRLGVPTQEVADTLSALFSGTTITQLRDDIFLIDVVGRGEAEDRTSIESIRNLQIRLPDGGSTPLISIVSLDYVTEQPLIAQRNGLPTVTVKAAVSTKDQPATLVDALVPAVAEFQAGLPPDVTITVGGTVETSADSQEPIAAVVPVMLLIMALLVMAQMQSFRLAMIVFAAAPVGLIGVVAVLVPFGVPMGFVAILGILALIGILIRNSVILVHEIQELRHRGHTPWRAVFEASDSRARPILLTAAAASLALIPISRQVFWGPMAFSMMGGIIAGTLITLVFVPALYCAVMRVRPDPA